The Bacillaceae bacterium IKA-2 DNA window GAGGCGCGGATACACTTGCTACATCTTATGTAATTGGAGAAACAATTAAAAAGGTTGAAGAACACTGGGGAACTGTTGATATGGTGTTTTGTGGTAAGCAGACACTTGATGGTGATACAGGCCAAGTTGGTCCCGGAGTTGCTTGTAGGTTAGATTTAGAGCAATTAACTTATGTTAGTAAAGTTGTAGAAGTAAATGAAGAAAAAAGAACTGTCATGGTTCATCGTCTTTTAGAAGATGGGGTAGAAGTTGTAGAAACGAATATGCCAGTACTACTTACTGCGCTGAAGGAACTGAATGCTGTTCGAAGAGCTACATTACCGAATATGTTAAGGGCTGCAAGATATAAACCGACGGTATGGACAACTGCAGATTTCCCAAATATTGAACGTGATAAAATTGGTCTAAAAGGTTCACCAACGATCGTTTCAAGAACTTGGGTTCCTGATATCAGAAAAATAAACTGTACGATGATCACTGGGGAAACACCCGAAAAGATCGCTGAACATATCAGTGACAAATTGTGGGAAGAGGATGTTCCTAAGAAGCTTGGTTGGACGTCTTAACAAAATTAATTTTTCAAGGAGGAAGATTCGATGTCTGCTGAAGAAATAGAAGATCAGATGCCAGATTGGTCAGCATTTCGTGGGGTTCTCATTTTTATAGAACAACGAGGTGGAATAGCTAAAAAGGTATCCTGGCAATTGCTTGGGGAAGGCAGGAAATTGGCTGACAAGCTTGAGGTTCCATTAATGGCGGTGGTCATGGGCGATGATGTTCGACATCTTGCCCAAGAAGCTATTGCCTATGGAGCAGAGCAGTCTTATCTATGCGAGGCTCCTGAATTAAAACAGTACCGAACAAGACCATACAGCCGAGTAATACTAAAGATTATCGAAGAAGTTAAACCTGAAATTGTCTTGTTTGGTGCAACGGCTACAGGAAGAGATTTAGCAGGTGCGGTTGCTACTCATTTACCGACGGGTTTAACTGCCGATACAACAGAATTAGATGTTGAACCACACCCATCACGCTTGCTATTAGCAAGTAGACCGGCATTTTCAGAAAAAATGATGGCGACGATATTGTGCAAGAAATATCGACCGCAAATGGCAACGGCTCGCGCTGGTGTGTTTGAAGCTATTCCTAAAGATGAAACTCGAGCAGGTGAGATCATTCACATTGAAAACGAAATGAATGAAAGCGAAATTGCAGCAAGGGTTGTTGATTTTTTTGAAGAAAGTCATAGCATTAATTTAGAAGAAGCAGAAATTATTGTTGCTGGAGGACGAGGATTAGGCGGAGCTGAACCTTTTGCATTATTGAAAGATCTCGCTGATGTTCTCGGCGGTGTTGTCGGAGCTTCTAGAGCTGCGGTTGATGCAGGATGGATTAAACACGAACACCAAGTAGGGCAAACAGGTTTTACTGTAAGACCAAAGCTTTATATAGCCGTCGGGATATCCGGTGCAGTGCAACATACAGTAGGCATGTCAGGCTCTGAAATTGTTGTAGCTATCAATAAAGATGAAAGCGCTCCAATTTTTCAATTTGCACAATATGGTATTGTAGGCGATCTGATGAAAATCATACCAGCAATTACTGAAGAAATACGGAAACGAAAAGAGTTCTTAGGAATTCAGATCCCTAACACCGAGTCAACTGAAGCTATTGAGTCGGCTTGAGAAACCAAAATGAGGAGCGATATTTGTGAGTGAAAAATTCGATGCGGTAATCGTAGGAGCAGGACCAGCGGGAGCAGCAGCGGCCTTAACGATGGCTCGTGCTGGATTGTCTGTTGTTTTATTAGAACGAGGAGAATTTCCTGGCGCCAAAAATCTTTTTGGCGGCGTATTATATAGAAAGCAGATCGAAGAACTTGTTCCTGAATTTTGGAAAGAGCGGAATGCCCCTATTGAACGACATATTGTCGAGCAAAGAATATGGATGATGGGCAAGGAATCGGCGGTCACTTTTGGTCACCGCAATGAAGCGTACAAAGAACCTTTCAACTGTTTTACAGGCTTGAGAGTGAAATTCGATCAATGGTTTGCAAATAAAGCGGTCGAGGCCGGGGCGATACCTGTATATGAAACTGTTGCTTTGGAAGTTATTAAAGAAGGTAACAAGGTCGTTGGCGTAAGAACCGATCGAGAACATGGCGACTTGTATGCCGATGTTGTCATCATTGCCGATGGTGTTAATTCGTTATTAGGTAAATCAATGGGCATTCACACCGAATGGAAGGTCGATGAAGTTTCTCTTGTCGTAAAGGAAGTTATTAAACTACCAAGAGAGAAAATTGAAGATCGTTTTAATCTCGAAGGCGATGAAGGTGTAACGATAGAATTTATGGGCGATACCTCACAAGGAATGGCTGGAATGGGTTTCTTATATACAAACAAGGACACCCTTTCACTAGGAATCGGGACAATGGTAGGACACTTAAGGGACAAAAGAATCAAACCATACGCCCTGTTAGATTTGGTTAAAGAACATCCGATGATCAGGAGACTAATCCAAGGAGGTGAGAGACTG harbors:
- a CDS encoding electron transfer flavoprotein subunit beta/FixA family protein; this encodes MLHIVVCIKQVPDSREIRIDPKNNTLIRQGVPSIVNFYDKHGLEEALRIKDEQGARVTVVTMGPPPAEKGLKECISLGADEAVLVTDRGFGGADTLATSYVIGETIKKVEEHWGTVDMVFCGKQTLDGDTGQVGPGVACRLDLEQLTYVSKVVEVNEEKRTVMVHRLLEDGVEVVETNMPVLLTALKELNAVRRATLPNMLRAARYKPTVWTTADFPNIERDKIGLKGSPTIVSRTWVPDIRKINCTMITGETPEKIAEHISDKLWEEDVPKKLGWTS
- a CDS encoding electron transfer flavoprotein subunit alpha/FixB family protein, whose protein sequence is MSAEEIEDQMPDWSAFRGVLIFIEQRGGIAKKVSWQLLGEGRKLADKLEVPLMAVVMGDDVRHLAQEAIAYGAEQSYLCEAPELKQYRTRPYSRVILKIIEEVKPEIVLFGATATGRDLAGAVATHLPTGLTADTTELDVEPHPSRLLLASRPAFSEKMMATILCKKYRPQMATARAGVFEAIPKDETRAGEIIHIENEMNESEIAARVVDFFEESHSINLEEAEIIVAGGRGLGGAEPFALLKDLADVLGGVVGASRAAVDAGWIKHEHQVGQTGFTVRPKLYIAVGISGAVQHTVGMSGSEIVVAINKDESAPIFQFAQYGIVGDLMKIIPAITEEIRKRKEFLGIQIPNTESTEAIESA
- a CDS encoding FAD-dependent oxidoreductase; amino-acid sequence: MSEKFDAVIVGAGPAGAAAALTMARAGLSVVLLERGEFPGAKNLFGGVLYRKQIEELVPEFWKERNAPIERHIVEQRIWMMGKESAVTFGHRNEAYKEPFNCFTGLRVKFDQWFANKAVEAGAIPVYETVALEVIKEGNKVVGVRTDREHGDLYADVVIIADGVNSLLGKSMGIHTEWKVDEVSLVVKEVIKLPREKIEDRFNLEGDEGVTIEFMGDTSQGMAGMGFLYTNKDTLSLGIGTMVGHLRDKRIKPYALLDLVKEHPMIRRLIQGGERLEYSGHLIPEGGFNSIPPLSGDGWVVCGDAAQLVNFVHREGTNLAMTSGRLAGETIIEAKNKGDYTRAALKLYDEKVKASFIHKDLKKYRGMHQMLRDEDPELLFEKLPRAVNEAAYNMFLVDGVSKAEKQKKAIKLIKDAAGGPMSLMKLGYKGWRSMNG